The following proteins are encoded in a genomic region of Sorangiineae bacterium MSr12523:
- a CDS encoding MHS family MFS transporter, whose amino-acid sequence MLQHETVPVVQPEPVARPVDDVKVDLRQVIGASSLGTLFEWYDFYLYGSLAAFFSGLFFPTGNPTAALLASLATFGAGFAVRPFGAIVFGRLGDLVGRKYTFLVTILIMGLSTALIGFLPTYQSVGLLSPILLVSLRLAQGLALGGEYGGAATYVAEHAPEGRRGYYTSFIQTTATVGFFVSLAVILATRLLLGDATFKSWGWRVPFLLSFVLLGISVYIRLRLHESPLFLKLKSSGKVSKNPLKESFANKENLRYVLIALFGATAGQGVVWYTGQFYALFFLQNTLKIHFTTSYILVAISLVVGTPLFVVFGRLSDKIGRKPIMLAGCLLGAITYVPIYMGMKYFATDPANPNYVGLAILLIIQVVYVTMVYGPIAAFLVELFPTRIRYTSMSLPYHVGNGIFGGFVPLIATWLTTATGNIYAGLAYPCGIALLTAIVGGIYINKSGRLEGAVDA is encoded by the coding sequence ATGCTCCAGCACGAAACGGTTCCCGTTGTTCAGCCCGAACCCGTTGCGCGACCGGTCGATGATGTGAAGGTGGACCTACGCCAAGTCATTGGCGCTTCGTCCCTCGGTACGTTGTTCGAGTGGTACGACTTCTACCTTTACGGCAGCCTCGCAGCCTTCTTCAGCGGGCTCTTTTTCCCAACCGGGAACCCCACGGCGGCCCTTCTGGCCAGCCTGGCGACGTTCGGTGCCGGCTTCGCCGTGCGCCCTTTCGGAGCCATCGTCTTCGGGCGGCTCGGCGACTTGGTCGGGCGAAAGTACACCTTTTTGGTGACCATCCTCATCATGGGCCTTTCGACGGCCCTGATTGGCTTCTTGCCGACGTACCAGAGCGTCGGGCTCCTTTCGCCGATTCTGCTGGTGTCCCTGCGGCTCGCGCAAGGCTTGGCCTTGGGCGGTGAATACGGTGGCGCGGCGACGTACGTCGCAGAGCATGCGCCCGAGGGACGCCGCGGTTATTACACGAGCTTCATTCAGACCACGGCGACCGTGGGCTTCTTCGTGTCGCTGGCGGTCATCCTCGCCACGCGCCTTTTGCTGGGCGATGCCACCTTCAAGTCGTGGGGCTGGCGCGTTCCGTTTTTGCTCTCCTTCGTGCTGCTGGGCATCTCCGTGTACATCCGGCTGCGCTTGCACGAGTCTCCGCTCTTTCTGAAGTTGAAGTCGAGCGGCAAGGTTTCCAAGAATCCGCTGAAGGAGAGCTTCGCCAACAAAGAGAATCTGCGGTACGTGCTCATCGCCCTCTTCGGGGCCACCGCGGGCCAGGGCGTCGTTTGGTACACCGGGCAGTTCTATGCGCTGTTCTTTTTGCAGAATACGCTGAAGATTCACTTTACGACGTCGTACATCCTCGTGGCCATCTCGCTGGTCGTCGGGACGCCGTTGTTCGTCGTGTTCGGCCGCCTCTCCGACAAGATCGGGCGCAAGCCGATCATGCTTGCCGGCTGCTTGTTGGGCGCGATTACGTACGTGCCCATCTACATGGGCATGAAGTACTTCGCCACCGATCCGGCGAATCCCAATTACGTTGGGTTGGCCATTCTGCTCATCATCCAAGTCGTTTACGTGACGATGGTCTACGGTCCCATCGCCGCGTTCTTGGTGGAGCTCTTTCCCACGCGCATTCGGTATACGTCGATGTCGCTTCCGTACCACGTGGGCAATGGTATTTTCGGCGGATTCGTGCCGCTGATTGCCACCTGGCTCACGACCGCCACGGGGAACATTTACGCGGGGCTCGCCTATCCGTGCGGTATTGCGCTGCTCACGGCCATCGTGGGCGGTATTTACATCAACAAGTCGGGCCGACTCGAGGGGGCTGTCGATGCATGA
- a CDS encoding MFS transporter produces MAETGIFRSIFWLTFGAFAIGSEGLVIAGILPVVGADLRVSVARAGQLVTAFSLAYAVTTPVLAVITAARRREVVLRIAMGAFAAANVVAAAAPTFAWLMAARVLLAMGAGLFMATAGAYAASSAPPAKRGRAIALVYMGVTVATVVGVPLGTVLGDRFGWRATFVGVAILAALACAGLCIPRTPHPAQPTASLSERVAVARRPDVVMALMTTMAFLAGQFSIYTYLSPLLQRVSGLSNNQIACVLMLFGAGGAAGNLLGGYAADRFAPRHVVRSLLGALVVLLTAISAVAAWVPAPASTALLMVLVGAWGIVSWSFPPAQQVRLIQRVPHAVPVVLSLNSSAMYVGISLGAVFGSFAVARERVEAVGLIGACCDVVALGLASWDTR; encoded by the coding sequence ATGGCCGAAACAGGCATCTTTCGTTCGATCTTTTGGCTTACCTTCGGCGCATTTGCGATTGGGAGCGAAGGCTTGGTCATCGCCGGCATTCTTCCGGTGGTCGGCGCCGATTTGCGCGTTTCGGTGGCGCGCGCCGGCCAGCTCGTGACCGCCTTTTCCTTGGCGTACGCCGTCACCACGCCCGTGCTTGCCGTGATCACGGCTGCACGCCGCCGCGAGGTGGTATTGCGCATCGCGATGGGCGCCTTTGCTGCCGCCAACGTGGTCGCAGCCGCGGCGCCGACGTTCGCCTGGTTGATGGCCGCGCGCGTGCTCCTCGCCATGGGAGCAGGTCTCTTCATGGCCACCGCCGGTGCCTACGCGGCATCGTCCGCCCCGCCGGCAAAACGCGGCCGCGCGATCGCGCTCGTGTACATGGGTGTGACCGTGGCCACCGTGGTGGGCGTGCCGCTCGGAACGGTGCTGGGTGACCGATTCGGCTGGCGCGCCACCTTCGTCGGGGTGGCCATATTGGCCGCCCTCGCATGTGCGGGCCTGTGCATCCCGCGCACGCCGCATCCCGCGCAGCCCACGGCGAGCCTGTCCGAGCGCGTGGCCGTGGCACGGCGGCCGGACGTGGTGATGGCCCTGATGACCACCATGGCATTCTTGGCGGGCCAATTCAGTATTTACACCTATCTCTCGCCGCTACTCCAACGGGTGAGTGGACTGAGCAATAACCAGATCGCGTGCGTGCTGATGCTGTTCGGCGCCGGCGGCGCGGCGGGAAACCTGCTCGGTGGTTACGCCGCCGATCGCTTCGCTCCGCGCCATGTCGTTCGATCGCTCTTGGGCGCACTGGTGGTGCTGCTCACCGCCATATCGGCGGTGGCGGCGTGGGTTCCGGCTCCGGCGTCGACCGCACTTCTGATGGTCCTCGTGGGTGCGTGGGGCATCGTGAGCTGGTCCTTCCCCCCGGCGCAACAAGTGCGCTTGATTCAGCGGGTACCGCACGCCGTTCCGGTGGTGTTGTCCCTGAACTCGTCGGCCATGTACGTCGGCATCTCCCTGGGCGCGGTGTTCGGTTCCTTCGCCGTCGCGCGTGAGCGGGTGGAGGCCGTGGGGCTCATTGGCGCATGTTGTGACGTCGTCGCATTGGGCCTCGCATCCTGGGATACGCGCTGA
- a CDS encoding ketoacyl-ACP synthase III family protein, whose protein sequence is MTPISLFLAGLASYIPPRVATSEAAERGWCDADAVTHDGWSSAAVAGDMPPVEMALHASQSAMQRSGCSAADIDILFYASVLPQGPHMWCPQHYVERRVVGRDIPAIELRQGCNGLLNAFDLASAYLSAPGRRAALVTGADNFGCDPAFGHDPEFRWRYAENIHGKKAGSILGDSGGAAVLSNQGGFARVLSISSRSVTEMEELFRSDEPLFPPSYSRERPTRLGARFNEHERRHPGRVSAALACLKRARTELAHHVLAEANVRPDQVTRVAHVFAATERYAEQLLGPLGIDPARGVVDFGRSLGHLGVNDQLTALEYLVTSGQLGPGDHVLMMSNGIGSSLTCAVLEIVERPRWAV, encoded by the coding sequence ATGACACCGATATCGCTCTTCCTCGCAGGGCTGGCCTCGTACATTCCGCCGCGGGTGGCGACGTCGGAGGCGGCCGAACGCGGCTGGTGCGATGCCGACGCGGTAACCCACGATGGATGGTCGAGCGCCGCCGTAGCGGGCGATATGCCGCCGGTCGAAATGGCGCTGCACGCATCGCAATCCGCCATGCAACGCTCCGGCTGCTCCGCGGCGGATATCGATATTCTGTTTTACGCGAGCGTGCTTCCGCAGGGGCCCCACATGTGGTGTCCACAACATTACGTCGAGCGGCGTGTCGTAGGGCGCGATATCCCCGCCATCGAACTGCGCCAAGGATGCAACGGGCTGCTCAACGCGTTCGACTTGGCGTCGGCCTATCTCTCGGCGCCCGGCCGCCGCGCGGCGCTCGTCACGGGGGCGGACAACTTCGGCTGCGATCCGGCGTTTGGCCATGATCCGGAGTTTCGCTGGCGCTATGCGGAAAACATTCACGGGAAGAAAGCCGGCTCCATCCTCGGCGATTCAGGGGGCGCGGCGGTACTGTCCAACCAAGGCGGCTTTGCGCGCGTACTCAGTATTTCCTCCCGCTCGGTCACCGAGATGGAGGAGCTCTTTCGCAGCGATGAACCGCTCTTTCCGCCCAGCTACAGCCGCGAGCGGCCCACTCGTTTGGGCGCGCGCTTCAATGAGCACGAACGTCGCCATCCGGGTCGCGTGTCGGCGGCCCTGGCGTGCCTCAAACGGGCACGCACGGAACTGGCGCACCACGTGCTCGCGGAGGCCAACGTGCGCCCGGACCAAGTGACGCGTGTCGCGCACGTCTTCGCGGCCACCGAGCGCTACGCCGAGCAACTTCTCGGTCCACTTGGCATCGACCCCGCGCGCGGTGTGGTGGACTTCGGACGCAGCCTCGGTCATCTGGGGGTGAACGACCAGCTCACGGCGCTGGAATACCTCGTGACGAGCGGGCAGCTCGGACCAGGGGACCACGTGCTCATGATGTCCAATGGAATTGGCTCCTCGCTGACCTGTGCGGTGCTCGAAATCGTCGAGCGACCGCGGTGGGCGGTCTGA
- a CDS encoding HAD hydrolase family protein, with translation MMSPAPAIPEGFPELRDIPRYPVWLATDLDGTYLVHSDHPAHRAGDDVAIAAQTRLNEVVRRLNEQGILGIIVTTGRAYAMVERIRDRIAPADLFVTGDGRYVCAGKGPDAGKPMASWEALHRGFDAVAARDVFASVGEELGIPFLDYAQAFPERVGDPSLRPAEGQISRYVPVARLEAGVTVEDARDRIREALLGGLRERGSADTVLFSVDESRTRLIFRIKPPMATKEGALAVLLRELGVQGDRLIVAGDNYNDETMLKEAERAILAGDDPTLCGLRDALKGHFEGRHGARWDDYLYRLVDRPSPSILEGILFHLQRMDVGPSSAQGPLACGLQPTAGQVRRMQARLTETLQERGVLWGHKLLPTFVLPYFMPAHTLKDWAGRAEAVVAAVERLARAALADRDLYARLKLDPLAEELVRTPHGYDRIVPVARPDALTGAGDPVFIELNCDCPGLVTYSDMLTECMLDAPELAAFRDRAIPENRTERLLATLLDCYRQFGGTANPPTIAIAGWDECVAHAENQAIACRFRAAGYPTVVCDLRRMRRSGSHLEVDGLPIQLVYRRAPFRELFARRADIEPFLRAYRDGIVCVVNPLCSYIASSKAALAILCEESPNAGLLPRTTFVDPEQNGEWRQRGSWVLKRAESAAAEHVLLPKVTSDEQWSQALARAKNEVWVAQKICPIPYLEIPSCDEGTAPERPAALERWFFNWNPFVFGGRYAGSFVCASNGPLINQVKGGTVIPVVPYHSFQART, from the coding sequence ATGATGTCGCCCGCGCCTGCGATCCCCGAAGGGTTCCCCGAGCTACGGGACATTCCGCGTTACCCGGTTTGGCTGGCCACCGATCTCGATGGTACCTATTTGGTCCACTCGGACCATCCCGCCCACCGCGCCGGCGACGATGTGGCCATCGCCGCGCAGACTCGACTGAACGAGGTCGTGCGCCGGCTCAACGAGCAGGGCATCCTGGGCATCATCGTCACCACCGGGCGTGCCTACGCGATGGTCGAACGGATCCGTGACCGCATCGCCCCGGCGGATCTGTTCGTTACCGGCGATGGCCGATACGTGTGCGCCGGAAAGGGACCCGATGCCGGCAAGCCGATGGCGTCGTGGGAAGCTCTCCACCGTGGCTTCGACGCCGTCGCAGCCCGCGACGTGTTTGCGTCGGTGGGCGAGGAACTCGGGATCCCCTTTCTCGACTACGCACAGGCATTTCCGGAACGAGTCGGGGATCCGAGCCTGCGCCCCGCCGAAGGGCAGATCAGCCGCTACGTCCCTGTTGCGCGACTCGAGGCCGGTGTTACCGTCGAAGACGCCAGGGACCGGATCCGCGAGGCCCTGCTCGGGGGCTTGAGGGAACGCGGAAGCGCGGACACCGTTCTTTTCAGCGTGGACGAGTCGCGCACCCGGCTCATATTCCGAATCAAGCCTCCGATGGCGACGAAGGAAGGCGCGCTCGCCGTTCTTCTGCGCGAGCTCGGCGTGCAGGGTGATCGGCTAATCGTGGCCGGCGACAATTACAACGACGAAACCATGTTGAAAGAGGCAGAGCGCGCCATTCTCGCGGGAGACGATCCCACGCTTTGCGGGCTGCGCGATGCCCTGAAGGGCCATTTCGAGGGCCGTCACGGCGCACGTTGGGACGATTATTTGTATCGTCTCGTCGATCGCCCGAGTCCGAGCATCTTGGAGGGTATCCTCTTTCACCTGCAACGCATGGACGTGGGCCCGTCGTCCGCCCAAGGACCGCTGGCGTGTGGACTGCAACCCACTGCAGGTCAGGTCCGCCGAATGCAGGCTCGGCTCACGGAGACTTTGCAGGAGCGCGGTGTCCTCTGGGGTCATAAGCTCCTTCCCACCTTCGTTTTGCCGTATTTCATGCCCGCTCACACCTTGAAAGACTGGGCGGGGCGTGCGGAAGCCGTGGTCGCCGCGGTGGAGCGGCTGGCGCGCGCGGCGTTGGCGGACCGCGATCTCTACGCGCGATTGAAGCTCGATCCTTTGGCCGAGGAGCTGGTGCGAACGCCGCATGGTTACGACCGCATCGTGCCGGTGGCCCGCCCCGATGCTCTGACCGGTGCGGGGGATCCGGTGTTCATCGAGCTCAATTGCGACTGCCCTGGGCTCGTGACGTACTCGGATATGCTCACCGAGTGCATGCTCGACGCCCCGGAGCTCGCTGCGTTTCGTGATCGGGCGATTCCCGAGAACCGCACGGAGCGCCTTCTGGCGACATTGCTCGATTGCTACCGGCAATTCGGCGGCACCGCGAACCCTCCCACCATTGCCATCGCAGGATGGGACGAGTGCGTGGCCCACGCCGAGAATCAGGCGATCGCGTGCCGCTTTCGTGCAGCCGGCTACCCCACGGTGGTGTGCGACTTGCGCCGGATGCGTCGCTCCGGTTCGCACCTCGAAGTGGACGGCCTGCCCATCCAGCTCGTGTATCGGCGCGCCCCCTTCCGCGAGCTCTTCGCGCGACGCGCGGACATCGAGCCCTTTCTCCGGGCATATCGCGACGGGATCGTTTGCGTGGTCAATCCCCTTTGCTCGTACATCGCGAGCTCGAAAGCCGCTTTGGCGATCCTTTGCGAAGAGTCACCGAACGCGGGCCTGCTGCCGAGGACGACATTCGTCGATCCGGAGCAGAACGGCGAGTGGCGGCAGCGCGGGTCCTGGGTGCTGAAACGGGCCGAAAGCGCCGCGGCCGAGCACGTGCTCTTACCCAAGGTGACGAGCGACGAGCAATGGAGTCAGGCGCTCGCCCGGGCCAAAAATGAAGTATGGGTGGCCCAGAAAATCTGCCCCATTCCCTACTTGGAAATCCCATCGTGCGATGAAGGCACGGCCCCGGAACGACCGGCCGCGCTCGAGCGATGGTTCTTCAATTGGAATCCCTTCGTATTCGGCGGGCGCTACGCGGGCAGTTTCGTCTGCGCGAGCAACGGCCCGCTCATCAATCAAGTCAAAGGCGGCACCGTGATTCCCGTCGTTCCGTATCACTCGTTCCAGGCCCGAACATGA
- a CDS encoding isocyanide synthase family protein: MRDLTEIIEKFVARGEAVRMVLPGYPYKSLSERKCTGVEPDDAEVYSLLYLDSILKEIGAIHGPGAKLIIFSDGRPYSAIVGVPDENVTRYVAGVRRIIRNIRAEKRIEVVTLEDLKKDEFGEDFDAMRRWLMDTYGVAMDRIDGAIKSDPDLEYRYTSMKRFRFEDMEGRPRTVVVDPNDPSKRPVPYSSLGSNAKKRVVGDMAKRGMQLAMAWDAFLQDVDGEALRLSSNRKHCGSKKFSIAMMPGSNRHTPWHGAVVTIPMGRDESAQGTSIRVIQRRVAEEHQCREIVDPVSRRPVGYMYPAFNEDHIARFYVNALREVPPQAITRDWPLSRKIAEIYEPLKIPAPRSMEVNR; encoded by the coding sequence ATGCGGGATCTCACCGAGATCATCGAGAAATTCGTCGCGCGAGGCGAAGCGGTCCGGATGGTGCTCCCCGGATACCCGTACAAGTCCTTGTCGGAAAGGAAGTGCACGGGGGTCGAGCCGGACGACGCAGAAGTGTATTCCCTTCTTTATCTCGATAGCATTTTGAAAGAGATCGGTGCCATTCATGGCCCCGGCGCAAAGCTGATCATCTTCAGCGATGGGCGTCCTTATTCGGCCATCGTCGGTGTGCCCGACGAAAACGTCACTCGCTACGTGGCGGGGGTCCGGCGCATCATCCGGAACATCCGCGCCGAGAAACGCATCGAGGTCGTCACCCTGGAAGATCTGAAGAAGGACGAGTTTGGCGAAGACTTCGACGCCATGCGCCGCTGGCTGATGGACACCTACGGGGTGGCGATGGATCGAATCGACGGAGCCATCAAATCGGATCCGGACTTGGAGTATCGCTATACGAGCATGAAGCGATTTCGCTTCGAAGACATGGAGGGGCGTCCTCGCACCGTGGTGGTCGACCCCAACGATCCCAGCAAGCGGCCTGTTCCGTACAGCTCGTTGGGAAGCAACGCCAAAAAGCGTGTGGTCGGAGACATGGCCAAGCGTGGCATGCAGCTCGCCATGGCGTGGGACGCGTTTCTCCAGGATGTCGACGGTGAAGCCTTACGACTCTCGAGCAATCGCAAGCATTGCGGGAGTAAGAAGTTCAGCATCGCCATGATGCCGGGAAGCAATCGCCACACCCCTTGGCACGGCGCCGTAGTCACCATTCCCATGGGTCGCGACGAGAGCGCGCAGGGCACCAGCATCCGCGTGATTCAGCGACGCGTGGCCGAGGAACACCAATGCCGTGAAATCGTCGATCCGGTATCGCGGCGTCCGGTGGGCTACATGTATCCGGCCTTCAACGAGGACCACATTGCGAGGTTTTACGTGAATGCGTTGCGGGAGGTGCCGCCCCAGGCCATCACCCGCGATTGGCCCTTATCGCGAAAAATTGCGGAGATCTACGAGCCACTGAAGATCCCCGCGCCTCGCTCGATGGAGGTCAATCGATGA
- a CDS encoding 2-hydroxychromene-2-carboxylate isomerase — MTTTLDFWFDYSCPYAYLGSTQVEALAQRMGARLTLQPMLLGGVFKANGTPQNMMNQLSPAKARHNAFDMQRWAARFSVPLHMPPGHPMRTVEALRATLATGVDPAVMHGFFRAYWIQGWPISHPDTLQHVLTAAGHDAAAVLARIQEQDIKDDLRARTDRAIALGIFGAPSYVVDGERMYWGQDRMHFVEGAKWMPGVGTASQSRSGAADERTKTMAHTLDLYWDFSSPFAYLGSTQAEALAERTGAALRWQPMLLGGLFRSIGQADAPLSTWGEAKQRYTFADMSRWAEYWGVPFKFPTRFPMSTVKAMRVYLALPEERRRAYREKTFRAYWAEDRDIASDDVLRELIGEGADDVLARTQAPEIKQELIAATQRAVDAGVFGAPTWVVDGKELYWGQDRIALVEHALRR, encoded by the coding sequence GTGACCACCACCCTCGACTTCTGGTTCGACTACTCCTGTCCCTACGCGTACCTCGGCTCGACCCAGGTCGAGGCGCTCGCGCAGCGGATGGGCGCGCGGCTCACCTTGCAGCCGATGCTTCTCGGCGGGGTTTTCAAGGCGAATGGCACTCCGCAGAACATGATGAATCAGCTTTCGCCGGCCAAGGCGCGGCACAACGCGTTCGACATGCAGCGGTGGGCGGCTCGCTTTTCCGTGCCGCTGCACATGCCGCCGGGCCATCCGATGCGCACGGTGGAGGCGCTGCGCGCGACCTTGGCCACGGGCGTGGATCCCGCGGTGATGCACGGCTTCTTCCGCGCCTATTGGATTCAAGGTTGGCCGATATCGCATCCGGATACGTTGCAGCACGTACTCACGGCGGCCGGGCACGATGCGGCTGCGGTGCTCGCGCGCATCCAGGAGCAGGACATCAAGGACGACCTTCGCGCCCGCACGGACCGCGCGATTGCGCTCGGCATATTCGGGGCGCCTTCGTACGTGGTCGACGGTGAGCGCATGTACTGGGGACAGGACCGCATGCACTTCGTCGAAGGGGCGAAGTGGATGCCCGGCGTAGGAACGGCCTCGCAATCTCGGTCTGGGGCCGCCGATGAAAGGACGAAAACGATGGCTCATACGCTCGATCTGTATTGGGATTTCTCATCGCCGTTCGCATACCTGGGTTCGACGCAAGCCGAGGCGCTCGCGGAGCGCACGGGGGCGGCTTTGCGATGGCAGCCCATGCTCCTCGGGGGATTGTTCCGATCGATTGGGCAGGCCGATGCGCCCCTCAGCACCTGGGGTGAGGCCAAACAGCGATATACATTCGCCGATATGTCGCGTTGGGCCGAATACTGGGGTGTACCATTCAAGTTTCCCACGCGCTTTCCCATGTCCACCGTGAAAGCGATGCGCGTCTATTTGGCATTGCCCGAGGAGCGCCGCCGCGCGTACCGCGAAAAGACGTTTCGCGCGTATTGGGCCGAGGACCGTGATATCGCGAGCGATGACGTTCTTCGCGAGCTCATTGGCGAGGGTGCGGACGACGTGCTCGCGCGGACGCAGGCGCCGGAGATCAAACAGGAGCTCATTGCCGCTACCCAACGAGCGGTCGATGCGGGCGTCTTCGGCGCGCCGACATGGGTCGTCGACGGGAAGGAGCTCTATTGGGGGCAGGACCGCATTGCGTTGGTCGAGCATGCTCTGCGGCGCTGA
- a CDS encoding alpha/beta hydrolase, with translation MARSGGMDNVSSSRRGFIGASLGFGLAATMTTASFVAAASNPSPRTYVLAHGSFLGGWVWTHVTERLRKQGHRVFTPSFTGMGDRVHLLQANITIETFVQDLIQTIASEELTQVVLVGHSFAGVPVSIVADRIPERIGHVVMLDSVVVESGKTGFSAYPPDAVASRMAAAQKETHGLAVPAPSNLAPGVWGLSEGTHDYEWVKRRLTAHPLGSYTTPVNLRNPLGNGLPRTYIRCTSPTNPVIDRSAALVKSMSGWKWAEIASAHHPMLTHPDQLTTLLTAV, from the coding sequence GTGGCGCGTAGTGGCGGCATGGACAACGTCTCGTCGTCGCGTCGCGGGTTCATTGGGGCAAGTTTGGGGTTCGGGCTCGCAGCAACGATGACCACGGCGTCATTCGTTGCCGCGGCATCGAACCCGTCGCCGCGCACCTACGTGCTGGCGCATGGCTCTTTTTTGGGCGGCTGGGTGTGGACGCATGTGACCGAGCGTTTGCGAAAGCAAGGCCACCGGGTTTTTACGCCCAGCTTCACCGGGATGGGCGACCGCGTTCATTTGCTGCAAGCGAACATCACAATCGAGACGTTCGTACAGGATCTCATTCAGACGATTGCGTCGGAGGAATTGACGCAGGTGGTGTTGGTCGGCCATAGCTTCGCCGGCGTTCCAGTTTCGATCGTCGCCGATCGGATCCCGGAGCGGATCGGGCACGTGGTCATGCTGGATTCGGTGGTGGTGGAGTCCGGGAAAACGGGATTCTCCGCGTATCCGCCCGATGCGGTGGCAAGTCGGATGGCGGCGGCGCAAAAGGAAACCCATGGACTGGCGGTTCCCGCACCTTCGAACTTGGCGCCCGGTGTGTGGGGGCTCAGCGAGGGTACGCACGATTATGAGTGGGTCAAGCGGCGGCTGACCGCGCATCCGTTGGGCAGCTACACCACGCCAGTGAATCTGCGCAATCCATTGGGCAATGGCCTGCCGCGCACATACATCCGTTGCACCAGTCCGACCAATCCGGTGATCGATCGCTCCGCGGCCCTGGTCAAATCGATGTCCGGGTGGAAGTGGGCGGAGATCGCCAGTGCCCACCACCCGATGCTCACGCATCCGGACCAGTTGACGACGCTTTTGACCGCGGTGTGA
- a CDS encoding aspartate/glutamate racemase family protein, whose amino-acid sequence MGPSSTAPFLDMVYAECRSQYGAKRDADYPHILLYSLPTPYADDVDPGAMRAAIAGGIRRLALACVDFVTVPCSTAHRYLEEIRPQVGVPVMDMVTATVVKACEGATRVGVMATSETLAWGGYRSALLKNGVEPVVLDVVQPLVEHMLARLTEGARPVDLADTWKTVVRLYRERGIDRIIVGCTDLSAMIGLGAEAEFVDAAAILARLSVAEYVRRREITRA is encoded by the coding sequence ATGGGACCAAGTTCGACGGCCCCTTTTCTGGATATGGTTTATGCCGAGTGCCGGTCGCAATATGGCGCCAAACGTGACGCGGATTATCCGCATATCCTGTTGTATTCACTGCCCACGCCTTACGCCGACGATGTCGATCCCGGTGCGATGCGCGCCGCCATCGCAGGCGGCATCCGTCGCCTCGCGCTGGCGTGCGTGGACTTCGTGACCGTTCCCTGCAGCACGGCGCATCGTTATCTGGAGGAGATTCGCCCGCAGGTCGGCGTTCCCGTGATGGACATGGTGACGGCCACCGTCGTGAAGGCTTGCGAAGGTGCTACACGCGTCGGGGTGATGGCGACGTCCGAGACACTCGCGTGGGGTGGCTATCGTTCGGCGCTGCTGAAGAATGGTGTCGAGCCGGTGGTGCTCGACGTGGTCCAGCCCCTGGTGGAACATATGCTCGCGCGTCTGACGGAGGGAGCCCGCCCGGTGGACCTGGCAGATACCTGGAAAACCGTCGTCCGGCTCTATCGGGAGCGCGGCATCGACCGAATCATCGTGGGATGCACGGATCTCAGCGCGATGATCGGCCTCGGCGCCGAGGCAGAGTTCGTGGACGCCGCCGCCATTTTGGCGCGCCTATCCGTGGCGGAATACGTACGACGAAGGGAAATCACGCGCGCCTGA
- a CDS encoding GNAT family N-acetyltransferase, producing the protein MSESNAAPGLRLARPDDEPFLLTMLFYAAHADTEPGAHPEHLLTQPALSRYVVGFGRPGDLGVVAEGTNGPTGAAWLRLLTGEERGYGWIDDAIPELAIATAPALIGRGLGTRMLRELIEHARGHYPAMSLSVRQDNPARRLYLRLGFSPVKEVTNRVGGISDTMILRFDGRGTAAG; encoded by the coding sequence ATGTCCGAATCGAACGCCGCCCCCGGTCTTCGCCTCGCGCGCCCCGACGATGAGCCGTTTCTCTTGACGATGCTCTTCTACGCAGCCCACGCCGACACCGAGCCCGGCGCACACCCCGAGCACCTTTTGACGCAGCCTGCATTGAGCCGCTACGTGGTCGGCTTCGGCCGGCCAGGGGACCTCGGCGTGGTTGCCGAAGGAACAAATGGCCCAACGGGCGCAGCCTGGCTTCGCTTGCTCACGGGCGAGGAACGCGGCTACGGCTGGATCGACGATGCCATCCCCGAGCTGGCCATCGCCACGGCCCCAGCCCTCATCGGCCGCGGCCTCGGCACGCGCATGCTGCGTGAGCTCATCGAACACGCACGCGGGCATTACCCCGCAATGTCCCTCAGCGTGCGCCAGGACAACCCCGCCCGGCGATTGTACTTGCGACTAGGTTTTTCCCCCGTCAAAGAGGTAACGAATCGCGTGGGCGGCATTTCCGATACGATGATTCTGCGGTTCGATGGGAGGGGCACGGCTGCTGGCTGA